One Salvia miltiorrhiza cultivar Shanhuang (shh) chromosome 6, IMPLAD_Smil_shh, whole genome shotgun sequence genomic window, CTTTCAGGCAATTCATGATAGGATTGTCCAGAAGTTTGCTCGATGGAAAGGTCGTCATCTTTCTATGGCTGGGAGGCTTTGTTTAGTCAAGTCGGTTATTCAGAGTTCGATTGttcactccatgatggtttacaAATGGCCAAAATCATTACTGCACTCCCTTGACAGGAAATGTCGTAATTTCGTTTGGTCGGGAAATATTGATAAACGGCCCAGCTGTGCTGTTAGTTGGGGTAGAGTCTGCTCCCCCTTGAAAGAAGGCGGCCTCGGCATTAGATCTTTTACGTTAATGAACAAATCTTATTTGATGAAGCTGGCTTGGAAGTTAATTCAGGGAACTGTTTGGGCGCATTCCATTCTGAGATCGAGATATCTTAACAATTTTGGGGTTGCAAAGGATTCGGTGTCGAACTCTTCTGTTTGGATTGGGATGAAAGAAGAAGTCAATCAGTTGGTGGATGATTCTTATGTTTGTATTGACCGTGGTGAGCATACTTACTTTTGGCGggatgattggcttgggtacaagcttgtggataaacttaaaattccgaTATATATGCAcgattttctgagcttctcggttagtgattatttttatgatggtgtttggcatttcacGACATCCTTTGTTTCTCGTTTTCCTGATATTGTGGATGATATTCTGCGTATTCCGATGGGCGGCCAGAGGGATACGAGATATTGGAAACGGTCGGTTAAGGGTGAGGTTTCGGCCTCTTTGgctttttctaatatttgccATCGTTTTCCTACTGTTAGCTGGGGCAAATGGATATGGGAGGACTTTATTCCGATGAGGCGATCTATTCTCTGTTGGCGTGTCCTCCATGGGCGCTTGCCTACTTTTGATGTTCTGATCCGGCAAGGTTTAATTGCGCCCAATGCTTGTTCTTTCTGTCTCCAAGATAGTGAGACGATTTCGCATGTGCTTTGGGAGTGCTCGTGTGTTCGCCCTCTTTGGACTGATTTTTTAGGTTGGTTTAGTAAAGAGAATCTCTTGGAGTGTATGGATATTCATTCCTTCTTGGTTCTGGCTTGGAATCTCTCTTGGAGTTCCCAAATTGGTTCTTTTTGGAAGGCGGGAATTATCACTCTGATGTGGCGTATCTGGTCGGGACGCAATGCGCTTATTTTTGAGGATTTGTGCTTTGATAGACGTGCGGTTTTGGCCTTTGTCAAGGCTTACTTTATGGAGATTGATGGGGTTTTCCGGAAGTTGGGTAATATTTCTAATTCTTGGGCTGACTATTCGATCACTCGTGCGATTGGGGTGACGAGCCGTGCTGCTCCTCCCCCCTGTATGGtggaggttcactggtggcctcccGTTGGTCAATGGATAAAAGTTAATACAGATGGCTCGGCGGCGGGAGCTCCTGGAGTTATTGCTGCGGGTGGGGTttttcgagacaagtggtctcatgtccgaggttgttttcattttaaaggcggcaacggctttgctttcgaggcggagttgttggctgtgatctatgctattcacattgctcatacccgaggctggcggcatctgtgggttgaggctgactatatgtatgtggttcaccttttgtactctcgctcgagtaatgttccttggagatttagggcgttttggcagcatactcttcgcctgcttcgggatttttctttgatggtctcgcatatttaccgtgagggaaatcaaccggcagatattatggccaaTGATGATCGGCAGGAAGGCTGGTGGCCTTTTGCGATTGAGGAGATTCGGATTGCGGTTGCAAGGGATATGTCGACGCATAGTCATATCCGCATGGTTATATAAGCAGGTTCGTTGGTTCCCTTGGGCTTTGGTTGGGTTGGGTTTTTTTTGGTtggttttcttttgttgttggtctcctgttttctttcttggttcttcttcttccggttttcttgagccgagcttcttaggggtgatggttaggccggaactcCTGAAGTTGTCTCTTCCCGCTCTTGAACCGGATGTGAGTCtttcacgagtactctttttccttctaaggtctcttcttcttagaaggttttaatgaggctcggtctTTTGTTTGCTCTCTTTTGCGCTTTCTTGGATGTTTTTCGTACTCTTTTACTTTTCCTTTAATACAAGCCTTATTCTCATCATTATATACATACACATTAAAAAAATGGGCCCAAAAAAATTGGGGCCCTAGGCCATAGTCTTGTGCTTATGCCTAGTTACGGCTCTGAGAACTATAGTCCATTGAACACAATAGAGTATGATTGAAAATTGTAGACTATGTGCGTGACAAATTGTAGTCTATGTCAACTATAGACTACGATTTTACAATAATACTAGATATGATCGATGAGTCTAACAATAATTGTAAATACACACATGTTCGACATGCTTGATCACTACAAGTCAAATAACTAACCGAACATTAATTAGTGGTCGAGCATTCTTAGAAAATGCACTAATATGTTCGACATGCTCTACCATTACTAGTCGAGCAATTGTGCATCAATGGTCGAGGATCAGTGCAAaatgcactaatgctcgacacAAGGGTAAAACAAAAATTTCTAaaagaatataattttatattttgtaaagatgagtatttttttaatttatatagacACCATCCAATAACATATTACTCTCAATATATCAAATTACTCCATTTGTCTCATTATTTAGTATCCATATTTTCATTCAGTATGTCCCTCAATTTATTATCCcattctatttttaataaaagtacTCCACAGAACCCTATAAAAAATCGCATTAACAATCTCATAAATGTGTGAGCCCTTATTTCACTTACAAGTTTACAACACacttacaattttttatttcaccATCAGAAAGAACatacgttgtacgtgtaattaatattattttaattgataatttattatttaaaaaaatttattaattcattatttttattagataatttattggatagACAAATTTATTTGTAAGCCTTATCGGTAGCTATAGATATAAAGTAGTCTTTATAGATTTGGGTgacaaaataaatgtatatcaaaagagatttatattttataaatataataataaatatttaacagGGGTAAAATAGACAAGCCACAAATTATGTCTTAGACTGCCTTAGGTTCTTTTTCTATTTGTATAGATTTGTTTATTTAGGACGAACAATTTTTAACACGACATAAACACTCGCCAATTTAATGAGTTAGTGTCCAATATTATTGCGCTTGGATCCCTATCTTGTCGACACGATAAACACACAATAATTTCGTGTCAGATTCGTATCGTTTTCATATAACACGATAGCCTCATGTAGGAGGATTTGTATTAgatcatttcattttttgtataatatggtaatatgtaaatatatttttattttatattatccatttattttctaattaagGTTTGAACTTTTCGTGTTATGTCACCATGATCGAAATCGCATCACATTGTCGTTTCCGTGTTTGTACAAACCACAACGTTTTCAtgccaaaaaaattatttatatattggtTGTATTAATTTGGTCTTATTATTTCGTGTCGATACAAGAACACTCAATCCTACTTTTATTTAAGGTTTTTTTAGGACATTTAAAATATTTACACTCATATAGTATAAGATTCACgttctgttatttatttttcctaGTTTTAGttacttaataataataataataataataataataataataataataataatatgtccTTGTTTTGACTTGGAAGAATGTATCAAATTAATAGTCCTAGAACAATGAATTACAACAAGCTAGGGAAAACATCTACCCTTTTAACATTGAAACAAAAAGATTCATACACAAAGTGATTGATAGTATTTTAAGGCACATAGGAATGAGACGGTCATTACCTAACGACCGTATACTCGGTCATTGTATTTTTTAACTGTCGCAGAGAGCGGACGAAATACAAATTTTTAAAGACCAAAAAACAATTGTTGTTTTTAAAAACGCAGTCGTTAATGTTATATTAACGATCGAAAAAACGGTCCTTAGAGTCGAGAACGACGATACAAAAAACGAAGACACCATATGGTTGTTAAGGAAGATAACATCCGTTTTTTTGTGATCGAAAATTCAGTCGTTAGAGttgcattttcttgtagtggcaTATGCTACCACCCTATATACCCACATAATTAAGAAGCTACTTCCTTGACATAGATGACTTGGTCGTCAGGATTGAACTCAAAACTATACGTCTTTCCTTGTACTAACCCATTCGCCTCCCGGAACTCGCGCCAGCCATTCGTTAGTTCTATGGTAGGCCTCCGCCGTTTAGGATACACCGCGACACAAAAGCCATGGCGGTTGCCTTCAAACTCCACCCTCACTTGCCTTTTCATCTCCATATTTGCCGCCCTTGAGAATGCTTGAGGAAGACTCTGAATTTCACAATATTTCAGAggttttaatttaaattacttttttttttcttaatttctatGATTAATGAATATATATCATGAATCATGATTGGGGATCTTACAATGCTTGAGTTGTGATACGGCTTCATACGAGCTTCAAAGCAGAGCGGGTTGCCCTCTTTGGTAAAACAATTCATTAATTAAAGATCTCGACCATGcataaattaatgttaatttgaggaaatgtatatatgtataaaattgtaaatttcaaAGAGATTATTTGGGATAGAAAACTAAcctatttttctcttgggaGGCCGTACACTTCCCCTCTTAATCCCACTCTCATTAACATCTGATTTATAATTAACCACATCATATCATAAATAAACCATGCAAATTAATCTGGATAATGAATTTCAGATAAAGAATAAACATAGAAAACTAACCATGGGCGGAACGACTGGGTGGAATCTCCCTTAATTTtcacaaaaacaacacaaattaaactcatcatcatcttcaccaAGAACAtcttcaatattaattattgcAGTTAAAGTTTTGGTTCAACAATTAAGGGATaattgcatatgaacacaccaACTTTGATCAAAATGATCCATCTTTTACGCTTACTTAgaaaagttcaataaaatacacgaactttattagttgttcaattttctttaagttaaaaaataatatagcgTCTACGCGACTCATTGAAAATGGCATGGCATCTACTTGGTGTCTACATAACATCTAGATGATGTCTATGTGGCATATCGATCGGAGTCAAAATTGAACAGCTAACATGTATTTTGTTGAACTTTTTTAGGTAAGCGTCAAAAACGAATTTTGgccaaaattggtgtattaaccCAAACATAATCACAATAAGTCTAAAAAAGAAGGAAGGTAGAATATACAGCTTGGTCCCTCTTTTCCCCTTCGTCATCCCATTCTCGATTTTATCAACATCCCCTCCACCTGTttcataacaaaaaaatatatatatatatatatatatatatatatatatatatatattccatatCAAATCATCAAGTAATCAACCCTGCACAAcactaaaaataaaacatatatccttccaaaaaaagaaaaaagtaattaCGAGAGCTCATGGGAGTAGGGTGTTTGGGGCAGCCGTCGCCTCCATAAATGGAAACCCTAAAAGTTGATTCAGCCATGAAACGGAAAGTGAGGAAGTCGAGTTCACCAAGTTGGTTGTCTTTCACGAATTCCGACCAACCATCTGTCATGTAAAAATCCGAACTCAAATTTTTGATCTTCACATCCCAACTTGTTGGGGAATATTCAGTTTCTAGAACTACTGAATGCTGCACAGCTTGTCTGTATTTGGTCATGAACTTTGTTGGTATACACTGTAATGAATTCATGTGAAAATGTTGTGAATGATATaccaaagaagaagaaagaagttaaTGAAGATTTTACGtagtatatattaattaataattaccaAGTTGGAGGAAAAATCCCCAAGGCATAACATCATGAAGGAAGGAGTTGGGTCTTGAAAAGATGTCACCATTTTGATTTCTACCTTTCAGAAAAAGAAATAGTGTAGCAAATGAGGCCTTTTCTTTTCGTATAGGCGTGGGTTGGAATTGCACAACTCCCTAAGACTAGAGTATATGGAACGTCTCCTATTTCATtccaataaattaaaataaatttatttattaatttggtGACGATTCAGCTGATTTTCCGTGTCAgctacattattattattattattattattattatt contains:
- the LOC130991027 gene encoding putative B3 domain-containing protein Os03g0621600; amino-acid sequence: MVTSFQDPTPSFMMLCLGDFSSNLCIPTKFMTKYRQAVQHSVVLETEYSPTSWDVKIKNLSSDFYMTDGWSEFVKDNQLGELDFLTFRFMAESTFRVSIYGGDGCPKHPTPMSSRGGDVDKIENGMTKGKRGTKLYILPSFFFRLIVIMFGLIHQFWPKFVFDAYLKKEIPPSRSAHDVNESGIKRGSVRPPKRKIEGNPLCFEARMKPYHNSSISLPQAFSRAANMEMKRQVRVEFEGNRHGFCVAVYPKRRRPTIELTNGWREFREANGLVQGKTYSFEFNPDDQVIYVKEVAS